Proteins from a single region of Nerophis ophidion isolate RoL-2023_Sa linkage group LG10, RoL_Noph_v1.0, whole genome shotgun sequence:
- the cd248a gene encoding CD248 molecule, endosialin a: MRMGSLVSGTTSTLLTSLLAFFLGVSSILSEEIRETDALCNANGCLVVYFQRKTFLDSWRACKEKGGNLATLKRQVDATAIETLFPSLDLRQSRTKVQVWIGLQRQPRQCSSIRPLRGFSWTTGDQDTEYTNWQKEYSPSMCSVPRCVVMGYNTQDQTDNFKWLDGSCSVPVDGYVCHYSYQGMCPALWNEGEGNALYATPFNLLSSLLTHAPLGSVATMPCQTNQQSVLCLLREDGSVGWSIDPPLCSEHPASQNWCNQNNGGCEHFCKQGGAHSICECAEGYRLAEDNHSCDLYDPCEDANCEYECVPFSERYRCACPDGYMLAPDEHGCQDVDECLQSPCEHRCVNTLGTFQCECQEGHQLDDVGACEDIDECLSDPCEHACENTEGSFICHCHLGYSPLPEDTSRCQDNDECQIPGTCQQMCVNYEGGFECYCEEGYELVMSDSSSCRKIDSQSTVTHQPRPAWDTDDYEWNPQQSHTDWVPEVEQPMDWLTDTPKVWGSEVIWVTSAPQEDLLNDFSETQKEDVANGDADQLDLGEKPQSESTITASTTPIPTMTALYEDEEEETTALPFISTSTISEGAWNWWAGFTASDQSRGNPEDKITDSYMLTNSSYHNLPQEEKHSVGDYPAKADKMGEEVDSPATHSQVAPTQVSSSQPPTVKHLDSVHEDRGKSSTWLLVGLLVPVCIFIVVMVVLGIIYCTRCAVQPRSKTRSDCYHWISGAHDKQGAAIPSAGVKNHV; the protein is encoded by the coding sequence ATGAGAATGGGCTCCCTGGTGAGTGGCACTACATCCACCCTCCTGACTTCCCTGCTGGCTTTCTTTTTGGGAGTTTCATCAATTTTAAGCGAGGAAATAAGGGAAACAGATGCACTGTGCAATGCCAATGGCTGCCTGGTGGTCTACTTTCAGAGAAAGACCTTTCTGGATTCTTGGAGGGCCTGCAAGGAGAAAGGTGGAAACCTTGCCACCCTGAAACGTCAGGTGGATGCCACTGCCATTGAAACACTTTTTCCTTCTCTGGATTTGCGACAATCACGCACCAAGGTCCAAGTATGGATCGGTCTGCAGCGGCAACCCCGCCAGTGCTCGTCCATACGGCCTCTTCGGGGTTTCTCTTGGACAACAGGGGACCAGGACACAGAATATACCAACTGGCAGAAAGAGTACTCGCCCAGCATGTGCTCAGTGCCCCGCTGCGTGGTTATGGGATACAACACTCAGGACCAGACTGATAACTTCAAATGGCTGGATGGGTCTTGCTCTGTCCCTGTGGATGGTTACGTTTGCCATTATTCCTACCAAGGAATGTGCCCTGCCTTGTGGAATGAAGGGGAAGGTAACGCCCTCTATGCCACACCATTTAACCTTCTAAGTTCCCTTCTGACCCACGCCCCGCTTGGATCAGTGGCGACCATGCCCTGCCAGACAAATCAGCAGTCAGTGCTCTGTCTGTTGAGGGAAGACGGTTCGGTGGGCTGGTCTATAGATCCTCCTCTCTGCTCCGAACATCCGGCATCACAAAACTGGTGCAATCAGAACAATGGCGGATGCGAGCATTTCTGTAAGCAAGGTGGCGCTCACTCCATCTGCGAGTGTGCTGAGGGCTACCGACTTGCAGAAGACAACCACAGCTGTGACCTCTATGACCCTTGTGAAGATGCCAACTGCGAATATGAGTGTGTGCCTTTTTCAGAACGGTACCGGTGCGCTTGTCCTGATGGCTACATGCTGGCTCCAGATGAACACGGTTGCCAGGATGTGGATGAATGTCTTCAGAGTCCATGTGAGCATCGTTGTGTCAACACTCTCGGGACATTCCAATGTGAATGTCAAGAGGGCCACCAACTAGACGATGTGGGTGCCTGCGAGGATATCGATGAGTGTCTGAGCGACCCTTGCGAGCACGCCTGTGAGAACACCGAGGGATCCTTCATCTGCCACTGCCATTTGGGATACTCTCCGCTACCTGAGGACACCAGTCGATGCCAAGACAATGACGAGTGCCAGATCCCGGGAACATGCCAGCAAATGTGTGTGAACTACGAGGGTGGATTTGAATGCTATTGCGAAGAAGGGTACGAACTTGTCATGTCCGATTCTTCCTCATGTCGGAAGATAGATAGCCAATCAACCGTCACCCACCAGCCACGGCCTGCATGGGATACTGACGACTATGAGTGGAATCCACAGCAGAGTCATACAGATTGGGTACCGGAGGTGGAGCAACCTATGGACTGGTTGACTGACACCCCCAAAGTTTGGGGTTCGGAGGTGATATGGGTGACCAGTGCTCCTCAAGAGGATCTTTTAAATGATTTTTCAGAAACACAGAAGGAAGATGTTGCCAATGGTGATGCTGACCAGTTGGACTTGGGGGAGAAACCTCAGTCTGAGTCCACCATCACCGCCAGCACCACACCCATCCCCACCATGACTGCCTTGTATGAAGATGAGGAGGAAGAGACCACTGCTCTCCCTTTTATTTCCACCTCGACAATCTCGGAGGGAGCTTGGAACTGGTGGGCTGGGTTCACAGCTTCTGACCAGAGCCGAGGAAATCCAGAGGATAAAATCACAGACTCTTACATGCTCACTAATTCCAGCTACCACAATCTGCCCCAGGAAGAAAAACACTCTGTCGGAGATTACCCTGCAAAGGCAGACAAAATGGGGGAGGAAGTGGACTCTCCTGCGACCCATTCACAAGTGGCTCCTACTCAGGTCAGCTCCTCTCAACCGCCCACGGTCAAGCACCTGGATTCTGTCCATGAGGACAGGGGGAAAAGTAGCACCTGGCTCCTGGTGGGCCTCTTAGTGCCAGTCTGCATCTTCATCGTGGTCATGGTGGTCCTGGGTATCATCTACTGTACTCGCTGTGCTGTGCAGCCCCGCAGTAAAACCAGGAGTGATTGCTACCATTGGATTTCTGGCGCTCATGACAAACAGGGTGCTGCTATCCCCTCTGCAGGGGTCAAGAACCATGTTTAA